In Cervus elaphus chromosome 24, mCerEla1.1, whole genome shotgun sequence, a single genomic region encodes these proteins:
- the RBM6 gene encoding RNA-binding protein 6 isoform X3: MIHDKEVTLEYVPSLDFWYCKWCKASTGGHRSSCSFCKCPREEAKQELVTYPQPQKTSIPALSEKQASQPSRSADKESEPKKREEGQEPRLGHQKRESERYLPPRREGLTFRRDRDKEPWSGDTRQDGESKTIMLKRIYRSTPPEVIVEVLEPYVRLTTANIRIIKNRTGHMGHTYGFIDLDSHAEALRVVKILQNLDPPFSIAGKMVAVNLATGKRRNDSGDHSDHMHYYQGKKYFRDRRGGGRNSDWSSDVNRQGQQSSSDCYIYDSATGYYYDPLAGTYYDPNTQQEVYVPQDPGSPEEEDIKEKKPSSQGKSSSKKETSKRDSKDKKDRGVTRFQENASEGTAPPEDVFKKPLPPTVKKEESPPPPKVVNPLIGLLGEYGGDSDYEEEEEEEQTPPPQPRTTQPPQREELTKKENEEDKLTDWNKLACLLCRRQFPNKEVLIKHQQLSDLHKQNLEIHRKIKQSEQELAYLERREREGRFKERGNDRREKLQSLDSPERKRIKYSRETDSDRKPVGKEGVDSSSKGGYVQQATGWRKGAGLGYGHPGLGSAEETESRMRGPNVGAPGRTSKRQSNETYRDAVRRVMFARYKELD; this comes from the exons ATGATCCATGACAAAGAGGTCACGCTCGAGTATGTACCAAGCCTGGACTTTTGGTACTGCAAATGG TGTAAGGCCAGCACTGGTGGACACCGATCTTCATGTTCATTCTGCAAGTGCCCAAGGGAAG AAGCCAAGCAAGAATTAGTAACCTACCCTCAGCCTCAGAAAACATCCATACCAGCACTATCAGAAAAACAAGCCAGCCAACCCTCAAGGTCAGCTGATAAGGAATCTGAACCcaagaagagggaagaaggacAAGAACCACGCTTGGGACATCAAAAGAGAGAATCAGAAAGGTATCTGCCTCCTCGACGGGAAGGGCTCACCTTCCGAAGAGACCGAGACAAGGAGCCATGGTCTGGCGACACACGCCAGGATGGGGAAAGCAAAA CAATCATGCTAAAACGCATCTATCGTTCCACTCCACCTGAGGTGATAGTGGAAGTGCTGGAGCCCTACGTCCGCCTCACTACTGCCAACATCCGTATCATCAAGAACAGAACGGGCCACATGGGCCACACCTATGGCTTTATTGACCTGGACTCCCATGCA GAAGCTCTTCGAGTAGTGAAGATCTTGCAGAACCTTGATCCACCATTTAGCATTGCTGGGAAAATGGTAGCTGTAAACCTGGCCACTGGAAAGCGAAG AAATGATTCTGGGGACCATTCTGACCATATGCACTACTATCAG GGTAAAAAATATTTCCGGGATAGGCGGGGAGGTGGCAGAAATTCAGACTGGTCTTCCGATGTAAATCGACAAGGACAACAGT CTTCATCTGACTGCTATATATATGATTCTGCTACTGGCTACTATTATGACCCCTTGGCAGGAACTTATTATGACCCCAATACACAG CAAGAAGTCTATGTACCCCAGGATCCTGGGTCCCCTGAGGAAGAAGATATCAAGGAGAAGAAACCCAGTAGTCAAGGAAAGTCAAGTAGCAAGAAGGAAACGTCTAAAAGAGATAGCAAGGATAAAAAAGACCGAGGAGTCACGAGG TTTCAGGAAAATGCCAGTGAGGGGACAGCTCCCCCAGAAGATGTATTTAAGAAGCCTCTGCCTCCCActgtaaagaaagaagagagtccTCCACCA CCTAAGGTAGTAAACCCTCTGATCGGCCTCCTGGGTGAATATGGAGGAGACAGTGActatgaggaggaagaggaggaggagcagacCCCTCCTCCACAGCCCCGCACAACACAGCCCCCACAGCGGGAGGAGCTAACCAAGAAGGAGAATGAAGAAGACAAACTCACTGACTGGAATAAACTGGCTTGCCTGCTCTGCAGAAGGCAGTTCCCCAACAAAGAAGTTTTAATCAAACACCAGCAGCTTTCAGATCTGCACAAG CAAAACCTGGAAATCCACCGGAAGATAAAACAGTCTGAGCAGGAGTTAGCCTATCTGGAGAGGAGAGAACGGGAG GGAAGGtttaaagaaagaggaaatgatCGCAGGGAAAAGCTCCAGTCTTTGGATTCTCCAGAAAGGAAACGCATTAAATACTCCAGGGAAACTGACAG CGATCGTAAGCCTGTTGGTAAAGAAGGCGTCGACAGTAGCAGCAAAGGAGGCTATGTCCAACAGGCCACTGGCTGGAGGAAGGGGGCAGGCCTTGGATATGGCCATCCAGGATTGGGTTCGGCGGAGGAG ACTGAAAGTCGGATGAGGGGTCCCAATGTGGGAGCTCCAGGAAGAACCAGCAAGAGACAGTCCAATGAGACTTACCGAGATGCTGTGCGAAGAGTCATGTTTGCTCGGTATAAAGAACTCGATTAA